From a region of the Opitutia bacterium genome:
- a CDS encoding YegP family protein: MKKDAGGKWYWIYYASNYEPLARSSESYGTKADCEHSIALVKNSGTAPVYSE; the protein is encoded by the coding sequence ATGAAGAAAGACGCGGGAGGAAAGTGGTATTGGATTTACTACGCGTCGAACTACGAGCCGCTCGCCCGCAGCAGTGAAAGCTACGGGACGAAGGCCGACTGTGAGCATTCGATCGCCCTTGTGAAGAACTCCGGCACTGCGCCGGTGTATTCGGAGTAG
- a CDS encoding nuclear transport factor 2 family protein, protein MNTPQAAVRQFYAALNRGDVPGVMGHFGPEIVRVEFEGTPTGGTYRGLAEVQTHVAKGRGTWAEGACEPEELFEHGDKVVAYVHVRVRLKDSGQWVEGRIADGFAFRGGKMVEFHSFAERGDALKWAGFPR, encoded by the coding sequence ATGAACACTCCTCAAGCGGCAGTTCGACAATTTTACGCGGCCCTCAATCGCGGCGATGTGCCGGGCGTCATGGGGCATTTCGGTCCCGAGATCGTGCGCGTCGAGTTCGAGGGGACTCCGACTGGCGGCACTTATCGTGGCTTGGCGGAGGTGCAGACGCACGTCGCGAAAGGGCGGGGGACCTGGGCGGAGGGTGCGTGCGAGCCGGAGGAATTGTTCGAGCACGGGGACAAGGTGGTCGCCTACGTCCACGTCCGCGTGCGCCTGAAGGACTCCGGGCAATGGGTGGAGGGGCGAATCGCGGACGGTTTCGCGTTTCGCGGCGGCAAGATGGTGGAGTTTCACTCGTTCGCGGAGCGTGGAGACGCCTTGAAATGGGCGGGCTTTCCGCGTTGA
- a CDS encoding dihydrofolate reductase — protein sequence MSKLRVHCFSVSIDGFGAGPNQSLEQPLGIGGENLHRWFFPTRVFQQMVGGGEGAAGVDNDFAERGFAGIGAWILGRNMFAPSRGAWTDDQWRGWWGDNPPYHVPVFVLTHHARPPLAMAGGTTFHFVTGGIHDALTRAREAAGGLDVRVGGGVATVRQYLQAGLIDELHLAISPVVLGGGESLWAGLDLVQLGYKVTQHVTTSAVTHIILTR from the coding sequence ATGTCCAAACTACGCGTGCATTGCTTCAGCGTGTCGATCGACGGCTTCGGCGCGGGGCCGAATCAGAGTCTCGAGCAACCGCTCGGGATCGGCGGGGAGAATTTGCATCGGTGGTTCTTCCCCACGCGGGTCTTTCAGCAGATGGTGGGCGGCGGGGAAGGCGCCGCCGGCGTGGACAACGATTTCGCGGAGCGGGGATTCGCCGGGATCGGCGCGTGGATTCTGGGACGGAACATGTTCGCGCCCTCACGCGGCGCGTGGACGGACGATCAATGGAGAGGCTGGTGGGGCGACAATCCGCCGTATCATGTCCCGGTTTTCGTCCTGACACACCACGCGCGTCCGCCGCTCGCGATGGCGGGCGGCACGACCTTTCATTTTGTCACGGGCGGAATCCACGACGCTCTGACGCGCGCGCGGGAAGCCGCGGGCGGGTTGGATGTGCGGGTCGGCGGCGGCGTCGCGACGGTGCGGCAATACCTTCAAGCCGGTTTGATCGACGAGCTGCACCTGGCGATCTCGCCGGTCGTGCTCGGCGGCGGCGAAAGCCTTTGGGCGGGCCTTGATCTGGTGCAACTCGGCTACAAGGTCACCCAGCATGTGACGACTTCCGCGGTCACCCACATCATCCTGACGCGGTGA
- the rsmH gene encoding 16S rRNA (cytosine(1402)-N(4))-methyltransferase RsmH: MSDLPPESPASAESAAPAPHRRRPRYSGKNPRRFEDKYKEHNPTRYAADVAKVLASGKTPAGMHRPIMVAEILSVLALQPGEIAVDCTLGYGGHTQEMLARLAPPAAATRGRLIGLDVDPIEQPKTIARLRAAGWGEDVFTPIRSNFAGLPKVLAQLGLAGVDAILADLGVSSMQIDDPSRGFTFKADGPLDLRLNPQRAPSAAEWLARVSAADLTEALTEYADEPHAAVLARELTTRRALTPFTRTQQLADALREILAAHHLARDPEVVTSCIRRVFQALRIAVNDEFSALDNLLRHLPAALNPGGRVAILTFHSGEDRRVKHAFRDGVRNGIYSSTNEDVVRASPEEQRANPRSSSAKLRWAIRA, translated from the coding sequence ATGTCCGACCTCCCTCCCGAATCCCCCGCTTCCGCCGAGTCCGCCGCTCCCGCGCCGCACCGCCGCCGTCCACGTTACTCCGGTAAGAACCCGCGCCGCTTCGAGGATAAATACAAGGAGCACAACCCGACGCGCTATGCCGCCGACGTGGCCAAGGTCCTCGCCTCCGGCAAGACGCCCGCCGGCATGCATCGTCCGATCATGGTGGCCGAAATTCTTTCCGTGCTCGCGCTCCAGCCCGGCGAGATCGCGGTGGACTGCACGCTCGGCTACGGCGGCCACACGCAGGAAATGCTGGCGCGTCTCGCGCCGCCCGCCGCCGCGACGCGCGGCCGCTTGATCGGCCTCGACGTCGATCCCATCGAGCAACCCAAGACCATCGCCCGCCTCCGCGCCGCCGGTTGGGGCGAGGATGTCTTCACGCCCATCCGCAGCAATTTCGCGGGCCTGCCCAAGGTGCTCGCGCAACTCGGCCTCGCCGGCGTCGACGCGATCCTCGCCGACCTCGGCGTCTCCTCGATGCAGATCGACGACCCGTCGCGCGGTTTCACCTTCAAGGCCGACGGCCCGCTCGACCTCCGCCTCAACCCACAACGTGCTCCGAGCGCCGCCGAATGGCTCGCGCGCGTCTCCGCCGCCGATCTCACCGAAGCGCTCACGGAATACGCCGACGAACCCCATGCGGCGGTCCTCGCGCGCGAACTCACGACGCGCCGCGCCCTGACGCCGTTCACGCGCACGCAGCAACTCGCCGACGCCCTCCGCGAAATCCTCGCCGCACACCACCTCGCACGCGACCCGGAGGTAGTCACCAGCTGCATCCGCCGCGTTTTCCAAGCACTGCGCATCGCGGTGAACGACGAATTCAGCGCGCTCGACAACCTGCTCCGTCATCTGCCCGCCGCGCTGAACCCCGGCGGCCGCGTGGCGATCCTCACGTTTCATTCCGGCGAAGACCGCCGCGTGAAACACGCCTTCCGCGACGGCGTGCGCAACGGCATCTATTCCTCCACGAACGAAGACGTCGTGCGCGCCAGTCCCGAGGAGCAGCGCGCCAACCCCCGCAGCAGCTCCGCCAAACTCCGCTGGGCCATCCGCGCCTGA
- a CDS encoding DUF2975 domain-containing protein has protein sequence MKRHTALLAQIFIVLWGVATLAFLLGEPHLEGRNAHATTFQIYFHDPFLAYVYVGSLPFFVALHRAFRLFGEVRRSGAFSSATVDALRTIQRCALILLGFVAGGVIIIFLSGDPDDRPAGFFLALLVASATSAVAAASSRFARHLQRALADR, from the coding sequence ATGAAACGCCACACCGCCCTGCTCGCCCAGATATTCATCGTGCTGTGGGGCGTCGCTACGCTGGCCTTCCTGCTCGGCGAGCCGCATCTCGAAGGACGCAACGCGCACGCGACGACGTTTCAGATCTACTTCCACGACCCGTTCCTCGCCTATGTCTACGTCGGTTCGCTGCCGTTCTTCGTGGCGCTCCACCGCGCGTTTAGGCTCTTCGGCGAAGTCAGGCGCTCCGGCGCTTTCTCTTCCGCGACCGTGGACGCCCTGCGCACCATCCAGCGTTGCGCGCTGATCCTCCTCGGCTTCGTTGCCGGAGGAGTGATCATCATCTTCCTCAGCGGCGATCCTGACGACCGCCCCGCGGGCTTCTTCCTCGCTCTGCTCGTCGCGTCGGCCACCAGCGCCGTCGCCGCCGCTTCCTCCCGGTTCGCACGTCATCTACAACGCGCTTTGGCTGACCGCTGA
- a CDS encoding YkgJ family cysteine cluster protein codes for MPARTSVDQRFELFDHAIAQMGKRLERVRHPEQMMEALGWGMAELERTYAETRRSVLAKVACHSGCDACCHVPIDVQAHEVFFAANHIQLHFPADALAALLERLAVHRANIAALAPGDRDLIRQPCALLRDGACSIYAGRPQACRTHHSSDATLCAAYNDEAGVEIEKAYIPALRARMFAVMLGVDEALESAGYDERCYDYGSALHEALTNSLCLLNWMRRQNAFPDSCLAYPDEPAGGATLHAREPRDLR; via the coding sequence ATGCCCGCCCGCACTTCCGTTGACCAGCGCTTCGAACTCTTCGACCACGCCATTGCGCAGATGGGGAAGCGTCTCGAGCGCGTGCGGCACCCGGAGCAGATGATGGAAGCGCTCGGCTGGGGCATGGCGGAACTCGAACGCACTTACGCCGAGACCCGCCGCAGCGTGCTGGCCAAGGTCGCGTGTCACTCCGGCTGCGATGCGTGCTGCCACGTGCCCATCGACGTGCAGGCGCATGAGGTCTTCTTCGCCGCGAACCACATCCAGCTCCACTTCCCGGCCGATGCCCTCGCGGCGCTCTTGGAACGCCTCGCCGTGCACCGCGCCAACATCGCCGCGCTGGCTCCCGGCGATCGCGATCTCATCCGCCAGCCGTGCGCGCTGCTGCGCGACGGCGCGTGCTCGATCTACGCCGGCCGCCCGCAGGCCTGCCGCACGCACCACAGCAGCGACGCGACTCTGTGCGCCGCCTACAACGACGAGGCGGGTGTCGAGATCGAGAAAGCCTACATCCCCGCCCTGCGCGCCCGCATGTTCGCGGTCATGCTCGGCGTCGACGAAGCGCTCGAGTCCGCCGGCTACGACGAACGCTGCTACGACTACGGCTCCGCGCTGCACGAGGCTCTCACCAACAGCCTCTGCCTCTTGAATTGGATGCGCCGGCAAAACGCCTTTCCCGACTCCTGTCTCGCCTACCCCGACGAGCCGGCCGGGGGAGCGACGCTTCACGCGCGCGAGCCGCGGGATCTCCGGTAA
- a CDS encoding YkgJ family cysteine cluster protein, translating to MPPRSPVDPRVELFDGTVAGLTPRLRRLRSPHQLMAALRWGMDELDRALNESPADVRASIACRSGCDSCCRVPVDVQAHEVLFAADHILTHLGAGAVEPLIAALAVHRARVSGFAVGERDASRQPCALLHDGSCTIYEGRPQPCRAHHTSDAAVCAASLTDPAIDITQVYIPALRARMFAVMQGVDEAVEAAGYDDRSYDFGSALHEALTNSECLDVWLRHQSAFPDSCLANPGA from the coding sequence ATGCCCCCTCGTTCTCCCGTCGACCCACGCGTCGAGCTGTTCGACGGCACCGTCGCGGGGCTCACACCGCGCCTGCGCCGCCTGCGTTCACCCCACCAACTGATGGCGGCCCTGCGTTGGGGCATGGATGAACTGGATCGCGCCTTGAACGAGAGCCCCGCGGACGTCCGCGCCTCCATTGCGTGCCGCTCGGGCTGCGACTCCTGCTGCCGTGTGCCCGTCGACGTGCAGGCGCACGAAGTGTTGTTCGCGGCCGATCACATTCTCACCCATTTGGGAGCCGGCGCCGTCGAGCCTCTCATCGCCGCTCTCGCCGTGCACCGCGCGCGCGTGAGCGGGTTCGCCGTCGGCGAGCGCGATGCCAGCCGCCAACCCTGCGCGCTGCTGCATGACGGCTCGTGCACCATCTACGAGGGTCGGCCGCAACCCTGTCGCGCGCACCACACCAGCGACGCCGCCGTCTGCGCCGCCTCGCTCACCGACCCGGCCATCGACATCACCCAAGTCTACATTCCCGCCCTGCGCGCGCGGATGTTCGCCGTGATGCAGGGCGTCGATGAAGCCGTGGAGGCCGCCGGCTACGACGACCGTTCCTACGACTTCGGCTCCGCCCTGCACGAGGCGCTCACCAACAGCGAGTGCCTCGACGTTTGGCTCCGTCATCAAAGCGCCTTCCCCGATTCCTGCCTCGCCAACCCGGGCGCGTGA
- a CDS encoding BON domain-containing protein, translated as MIFLRAGFVSLLALLATPSPLCAGILEDRGIEDAINRSIVFREVLIDRSMVQLYVRYGLVEMRGQVADERERDLLTYFVTALPDVKQVDNRLFVDSPDRRATERWRAIRLRSLLTMQAGIDVSRTEIAFAGGRWQLVGEVHDDAARALIAQRLHEIAPQETLATALILSTAAPTKSVRVDDASIGAIVRSTLESASGLVISDPQVRSQNGMVLILGTVPTAADKARASQLAAAARGVVSVENRLELRP; from the coding sequence ATGATTTTTCTTCGCGCCGGTTTTGTCTCCCTCCTTGCGTTGCTCGCGACGCCTTCGCCCCTTTGCGCGGGCATTCTGGAGGACCGCGGCATCGAGGACGCCATCAACCGCTCGATCGTTTTCCGCGAAGTGTTGATCGACCGCAGCATGGTCCAGCTCTACGTGCGCTACGGACTCGTGGAAATGCGCGGGCAAGTCGCCGACGAGCGCGAGCGCGACCTGCTGACCTATTTCGTCACCGCCCTCCCCGACGTGAAGCAGGTCGACAACCGCTTGTTCGTCGATTCACCGGACCGCCGGGCAACGGAGCGCTGGCGCGCCATCCGGCTGCGTTCGCTTCTCACCATGCAGGCGGGCATCGACGTCAGCCGCACCGAGATCGCCTTCGCCGGCGGCCGCTGGCAGCTCGTGGGCGAGGTCCATGACGACGCCGCTCGCGCGCTCATCGCCCAGCGCCTGCACGAAATCGCTCCCCAGGAAACACTCGCCACCGCCCTGATCCTCTCCACCGCCGCACCGACCAAAAGCGTGCGCGTCGACGATGCCTCGATCGGCGCGATCGTGCGCAGCACGCTCGAATCCGCCAGCGGGCTCGTCATCTCCGATCCGCAGGTCAGGTCCCAGAACGGCATGGTCCTCATCCTCGGCACCGTCCCGACCGCGGCCGACAAGGCCCGCGCCAGTCAACTCGCCGCCGCCGCGCGCGGTGTGGTGTCGGTCGAGAACCGCCTCGAGTTGCGACCGTAG
- a CDS encoding PEP-CTERM sorting domain-containing protein (PEP-CTERM proteins occur, often in large numbers, in the proteomes of bacteria that also encode an exosortase, a predicted intramembrane cysteine proteinase. The presence of a PEP-CTERM domain at a protein's C-terminus predicts cleavage within the sorting domain, followed by covalent anchoring to some some component of the (usually Gram-negative) cell surface. Many PEP-CTERM proteins exhibit an unusual sequence composition that includes large numbers of potential glycosylation sites. Expression of one such protein has been shown restore the ability of a bacterium to form floc, a type of biofilm.), which translates to MDTSFRLSRRVFISALGLILALAAPRNALAQNVLTWGTPQLITGSSDVVNTGTEFGAFTAYSSNLVVNGVTFYTLANATNFSATSAGNVSDFGGFSSGDATYDHLVNSAVFTPADGSARSLTIDNLVVGHSYTVQLFTPAWDTDWPTKYTSGANTVDMGNTASAPTYVSGTFTATSTSLTIAYQSTTGFYGMLAAASVRDVSAVPEPSTYAALAGAAGLIATAVVRRRRQA; encoded by the coding sequence ATGGACACCTCCTTCCGCCTTTCACGGCGTGTTTTCATCTCCGCACTCGGGTTGATTCTCGCGCTCGCCGCGCCGCGAAACGCGCTGGCGCAGAACGTTCTCACCTGGGGCACGCCACAGCTCATCACCGGGAGCAGCGACGTCGTGAACACCGGCACGGAGTTCGGCGCGTTCACGGCGTATTCGTCGAACCTCGTCGTCAATGGCGTGACGTTCTACACGCTCGCCAACGCCACGAACTTCTCCGCGACATCTGCCGGCAACGTGTCGGACTTCGGGGGATTCTCCAGCGGAGACGCCACCTACGATCATCTCGTCAACTCCGCCGTGTTCACGCCCGCCGACGGCTCGGCGCGATCGCTCACGATCGACAATCTCGTCGTCGGCCACTCCTACACCGTGCAACTCTTCACGCCCGCATGGGACACGGATTGGCCCACGAAATACACCTCCGGCGCCAACACCGTCGACATGGGGAACACGGCGTCTGCTCCGACCTACGTGAGCGGCACCTTCACCGCCACCAGCACGAGCCTCACCATCGCCTATCAATCCACCACCGGATTCTACGGCATGCTCGCCGCCGCTTCGGTCCGTGACGTGTCCGCGGTCCCCGAGCCCTCCACTTACGCGGCGCTCGCCGGCGCGGCAGGCTTGATCGCCACCGCCGTCGTGCGCCGTCGCCGCCAGGCCTGA
- a CDS encoding Ig-like domain-containing protein, giving the protein MTTCLTNLPGAVRMFFFFLAATLCVHGATQSDAGGAEKIVSPRPTTLEVEGRRLSGRLVVAPEILTADTSADLVYTITAEPRFGRVGLAGEGDDTDLFANKTSRFGYFAYEANEDFTGEDSFTYNVRNTTSGLVYENRVVIQVRPPPPVQLEQFTVKGSRERTLTAAAVALTTRPNTPVTQKIPSHQDFMREADRAAVANPKVVYALDAKIHAQHGTAKLDARTGELSYAPNPGFVGEDRFNYYTTDENNPELGVENSVIVTVEPVRIPKHKVADRSRSREVDLIFVINSSRSMAPHQQRIAENLRRFRRLFDEKKLDYRIGVLTTDFVNEGERKAKRVDSVQFDATGQLVLDRKQQPKRTSKDVASNGQLVTLPALSQPWVTPQTPDAVFAELVKVGTNGDDNRTAFTAVYNFVADYQAGRHTLLRPEATTIVVYFMDEEETRMATWQPQRDGTRKAEWVENGKLPELIQAFNAKHPDQRQTLDSYINYWVVRPFIIVKGNQRGKIEMHAVVSSTNLSHRRAAELTGGTVLNIDSDFSAPLAALGDRIADTVAVALDPVDPGATLARKSLRVFVDGEPVSADAQNGFVYDELSHSVRFNGAAKKKAFAAKIEIDYEEHK; this is encoded by the coding sequence ATGACGACCTGCCTGACCAATCTGCCTGGCGCGGTGCGGATGTTCTTCTTTTTCCTCGCGGCGACGCTGTGCGTGCATGGCGCGACGCAGTCCGATGCGGGCGGCGCGGAGAAAATCGTTTCGCCGCGCCCGACGACGCTCGAAGTCGAAGGGCGGCGTTTGTCCGGTCGTTTGGTTGTCGCGCCCGAGATCCTCACGGCGGACACGTCGGCCGATCTGGTCTACACCATCACCGCCGAGCCGCGCTTCGGGCGCGTGGGACTGGCGGGCGAGGGCGACGACACGGACCTGTTCGCCAACAAGACTTCGCGCTTCGGCTATTTTGCCTACGAGGCGAACGAGGATTTCACGGGCGAGGATTCGTTCACCTACAACGTGCGCAACACGACGTCCGGGCTCGTCTACGAGAACCGCGTCGTCATCCAGGTGCGCCCGCCGCCGCCGGTGCAGCTCGAGCAATTCACAGTGAAGGGTTCGCGCGAACGCACGCTGACGGCCGCGGCCGTCGCGCTCACCACGCGGCCGAACACGCCGGTCACGCAGAAGATTCCGAGTCACCAGGATTTCATGCGCGAGGCCGACCGTGCCGCCGTCGCGAATCCGAAAGTCGTGTATGCGCTCGACGCGAAAATCCACGCGCAGCACGGCACGGCCAAGCTCGACGCCCGCACCGGGGAATTGAGCTACGCGCCGAATCCCGGTTTTGTTGGCGAGGATCGTTTCAATTACTACACGACCGATGAGAACAACCCCGAACTCGGCGTGGAGAACTCGGTGATCGTGACGGTGGAGCCGGTTCGCATCCCGAAGCACAAGGTTGCGGATCGCAGCCGCAGTCGCGAAGTCGACCTCATCTTCGTGATCAACAGCTCGCGCTCGATGGCGCCGCATCAGCAGCGCATCGCGGAAAATCTCCGCCGTTTCCGCCGGCTGTTCGACGAGAAGAAGCTCGATTACCGCATCGGCGTGCTCACGACGGATTTCGTCAACGAAGGAGAGCGCAAAGCCAAGCGCGTCGACTCCGTGCAGTTCGACGCGACGGGCCAGCTCGTCCTGGATCGCAAACAACAGCCCAAGCGGACGTCGAAGGATGTCGCCAGCAACGGCCAGCTCGTGACGCTGCCGGCGCTCTCGCAGCCGTGGGTGACGCCGCAGACGCCGGACGCGGTTTTCGCGGAGCTCGTGAAGGTCGGCACGAACGGCGACGATAATCGCACCGCATTCACCGCCGTGTATAACTTCGTGGCGGACTACCAGGCCGGCCGGCACACGCTGCTGCGCCCGGAAGCGACGACGATCGTGGTCTATTTCATGGATGAGGAGGAAACGCGCATGGCCACCTGGCAGCCGCAGCGCGACGGCACGCGCAAGGCCGAGTGGGTCGAGAACGGAAAACTCCCCGAGCTGATCCAGGCCTTCAACGCGAAGCATCCCGACCAGCGGCAGACGCTCGACAGCTACATCAATTACTGGGTCGTGCGTCCCTTCATCATCGTGAAGGGTAATCAGCGCGGGAAAATCGAGATGCACGCCGTCGTCTCGTCCACCAATCTCTCGCATCGCCGTGCCGCGGAGCTCACGGGCGGCACGGTGCTGAACATCGACAGCGATTTCTCGGCGCCGCTGGCCGCACTCGGCGACCGCATCGCGGACACCGTGGCGGTGGCGCTCGATCCGGTCGACCCAGGTGCGACGCTCGCGAGAAAGAGCCTGCGGGTGTTCGTCGATGGCGAGCCTGTGTCAGCCGATGCGCAGAACGGTTTCGTCTACGACGAACTCTCGCACAGCGTCCGCTTCAACGGCGCGGCGAAGAAGAAAGCGTTCGCGGCCAAGATCGAGATCGACTACGAGGAGCACAAGTGA
- a CDS encoding dihydrofolate reductase family protein, protein MRVAKTLFYGASSLDGFLATADDNIDWLLQFGNEATTYTAFIAEVGALAMGAATYEWLLRHHVRPNTPEAQPWPYAQPTWVFTHRALPIMPGADVRFARGDVAPIHAAMRAAAGDRNIWIVGGGELLGQFLDAGLLDELIVQIAPVTLGAGKPLLPRAVHTPPLHLLSVERLGDTFVEIRYAVPRGRSGSPSVGNRHP, encoded by the coding sequence ATGCGCGTCGCCAAGACCCTTTTCTACGGAGCCTCCAGCCTCGATGGCTTTCTCGCCACAGCCGACGACAATATCGATTGGCTGCTGCAGTTCGGCAACGAGGCGACGACCTACACCGCGTTCATCGCTGAAGTCGGCGCGCTCGCAATGGGCGCCGCGACCTACGAATGGCTGCTCCGCCATCACGTGCGCCCGAACACGCCCGAGGCGCAGCCGTGGCCCTACGCGCAACCCACGTGGGTTTTCACGCACCGCGCCCTGCCGATCATGCCCGGTGCCGACGTGCGTTTCGCACGAGGCGACGTCGCTCCAATTCACGCCGCGATGCGCGCCGCCGCGGGCGACCGGAACATCTGGATCGTCGGGGGCGGCGAGCTGCTCGGGCAATTCCTCGACGCCGGCTTGCTGGACGAATTGATCGTCCAGATCGCGCCCGTCACTCTCGGCGCCGGCAAGCCGCTGCTGCCGCGCGCGGTTCACACGCCGCCATTGCATCTGCTCTCGGTCGAGCGACTCGGCGACACCTTCGTCGAGATCCGCTACGCGGTGCCGCGCGGCCGGTCAGGATCGCCCTCGGTAGGCAACCGGCACCCATGA